From Candidatus Caccoplasma merdavium:
TGCCGCCCGACACTGTCGATGTCTACATCGAGGAGCAGCCCGACGGGTCGAGACGCGTCACGATGATTCAGTCTTAGAAAATCAGTCCGCCCTATGCCGTTGCGAGTGGCCACCTATATCGTCTTTTTCCTGTTTCTCCTCTCCGGAACCCTTTCGGTGGGGGCGGCGGTGTGCCGGTGGCGCTGGTTTTTCGAGACGCAGAACAGCCGCCTGATGATTCGTTTCTTTGGCCGGCGCGGCGCGCGCATTTTTTACCTGTTCCTGGGTATTTTTGTTTGGGCTATGGCCTATGTGATTTATCGGGACCATGACCTGTTCTGACAACTTCGTCGCTTGATTTTACGACAAGAGCGGCCGCCCGATAAGGCGGCCGCTCTTGTCATATGGGGAGGAGGGTTATTCGGTTATTTGCAGACAAGCCTTGCCCTCTGCCGTGCGGGCGATGTAGAATCCGGTCGGCAGGTCGACGATGTCACCTGCGCGGTAGCGACCCGCCAGGCTTCCGTTCAAGGTATAGATGTCGACCGTGTCGACCTGCATGCCTTTTATGACAAGCCGTTTGTCGGCCAGGTAGATGCGCACTCCTTCGAGGGTCGGTACCTGCAAGCCCGAGGCTTCGGTAACAACCAAGGTTCCGCTGATGTACCGGGTGAATACATAACAGTCGTCTTCGCCGCCGCTGACGGTGATTTCATAATATCCGGCGGGCGAGGAGAGGGAGGCATCGAGGCATTGGGCTACCGGAGCCACGTCGATGCACGAAGCATCGTCGCCGTTGACAAATCCGCTGTATGACAGGGTAAAGAGCGGATTGGGTTCGCCCTCTTCACGCACGGCGTTGTCGACGCTCACGCTCAACGGCGCTTTCTCGATGGAGAGGGTTATCTCTTCCGATTCACCGGCCGAGAAGAAGGCGCTCTCTTCCTGATAGGCTTTCAGCGTGGTCGTTCCGCTCTTGATGATGACGATTTTGCCGTTTACGAAGTCGGCAATGGTCGGGTCGGCGATTTCAAAATGCACGAGGCTTTCGGCGTTGTTCGACGAGAAGGTCGGGGCGAATGGCAGGTCGCCATATCGCAAGTCTGAAATTTCGTCGAGCGTGATGTGCGTTTTCCCTTTGACCAGCAAGGTGCCTCCGACATATTGGGCAAAGTCGTAGCAGTCATCTTCGCCGCCGCTGATGACGATGTCGTAATAACCGCCGGGCGAGAGGGCGTCGGCCTCGCAGGAGGCGATGGGCAGGACGTCGAGGCAGGAGGTGTCTTCGCCGTTGATGAACCCGCTGAACGAGAGTTCAAACTCGGGATTCTCCTCGCCCTCGATGCGCACGGCGTTGGCCACGCTCACGCTCAGGGGCGCTTTGCCGATGGTGAAGTCGAGGGCTTCCGA
This genomic window contains:
- a CDS encoding immunity 17 family protein; translated protein: MPLRVATYIVFFLFLLSGTLSVGAAVCRWRWFFETQNSRLMIRFFGRRGARIFYLFLGIFVWAMAYVIYRDHDLF